The DNA segment CAAAACCTGGCTGTACAGCATCACTTACAACGAATGCATCACGCAGTATCGGAAAGAACGGCGAAAGCGTCGCTTGATGGACGCCTTGAGTCTGGACCCCCTGGAAGAAGCGTCGGAAGAAAAGGCGCCGAAACCCGAGGAGAAGGGCGGACTCGATCGCTGGCTGGTGTATGTGAACCCGATTGACCGTGAAATTCTGGTGCTGCGATTTGTCGCAGAGCTTGAATTTCAGGAAATCGCAGACATCATGCACATGGGTTTGAGTGCGACAAAAATGCGGTACAAACGTGCTCTAGACAAATTACGTGAGAAATTTGCAGGCATTGCTGAAACTTAGTTCAGCGCAAATATCTCTTACGTGTAGGCAAGTTCTGATAGACTTGCCGCCGAGTTGTCCCCCGGTTTGCGGGACTGCTTCACAATCACCAGATGGGGATTTAACGGATGAAACTGAAAAACACCTTGGGCTTGGCCATTGGTTCTTTGATTGCCGCTACTTCGTTCGGCGCATTGGCACAAGGCCAAGGCGCAGTTGAAGGCGAACTGTTCTACAAGAAGCAGTACAACGACAGTGTTGATCACGTCGAAGACGGCTTCAACCCAGGCGCCTCTATCGGTTACTTCTTGACCGACGACGTGTCGTTGAACCTGACCTACGACAAGAACAACCACACCCGTTCGAACGACGGTACCGGCAGCCAGAAACTGCACGGTGACAACTTCGGTCTGAACGCTCAGTACCACTTCAACAACGCTGGCGACGCTCTGCGTCCTTACGTTTCCGGTGGTGTTAAGCACGGCAGCCTGACCAACGTTGCAGACGACGGTCACACTGGTCGTGACCAGTCGACCTACCTGACTGCTGGCGCTGGCGTTAAGTACTACTTCGCTGAAAACTTCTACGCCCGTGCTGGTGTAGACGCTGACTACAAACTGGACAACGGTCGCTGGAACTACGCTCCAGTTGTTGGCCTGGGTGTGAACTTCGGTGGTGGCGGCAAGCCAGCTCCGGCTCCAGTTCCAGCTCCAGAGCCAGTTGCAGAAGCTCCAGTTGAAGCTCCAGTTGCTGAAGTTGTTCGTGTTGAGCTGGACGTCAAGTTCGACTTCGACAAGTCGGTCGTCAAGCCTAACAGCTACGCTGACATCAAGAACCTGGCTGACTTCATGAAGCAGTACCCAGCGACTCACACCACTGTTGAAGGTCACACTGACTCCGTCGGTCCTGACGCTTACAACCAGAAACTGTCTCAGCGTCGTGCAGACGCTGTTAAGAAAGTTCTGACTCAGCAGTACGGTGTTGAATCGTCCCGCGTTAACTCGGTTGGCTACGGCAAAACCCGCCCAGTTGCTGACAACAGCACTGAAGCTGGCCGCGCTGTAAACCGTCGCGTAGAAGCGCAGGTTGAAGCTCAAGCTAAGTAATTAGCTCGCCGCTTTGAGAAAAGCCCGGCCTAGGCCGGGCTTTTCTTTGTCTGCGATTTGGTGTTGAAGCCATAAGCCCGGCTATAATCGCCACCTCTTTTCGCCGCCCGAGTCATCGCCGCCCATGTACACCCTGGCCCGTCAGCTGTTGTTCAAACTTTCTCCGGAAACCTCCCACGATCTGTCGCTTGATCTGATCGGCGCGGGTGGGCGTTTGGGCCTCAACGGCTTGCTGTGCAAGAAGCCGGCGAATGTGCCGGTGACGGTCATGGGCCTGGACTTCCCGAACCCGGTGGGGCTGGCGGCCGGTCTGGACAAGAACGGCGCGGCCATCGACGGCTTCTCGCAGCTGGGTTTCGGTTTCGTCGAAATCGGCACCGTGACCCCGCGTCCGCAGCCGGGCAATCCGAAACCACGGATCTTCCGCCTGCCGGAAGCCGAGGCGATCATCAACCGCATGGGCTTCAACAACCAGGGTGTGGATAACCTGCTGGCGCGGGTCGCCGCGGCCAAATACACGGGCGTGCTGGGGATCAACATCGGCAAGAACTTCGATACCCCGGTCGAGCGTGCAGTGGATGACTACCTGATCTGCCTGGACAAGGTGTATGCCCACGCCAGCTATGTCACGGTCAACGTCAGCTCGCCGAACACCCCGGGCCTGCGCAGCCTGCAGTTCGGTGATTCGCTCAAGCAGTTGCTGGCGGATCTGGCCACGCGCCGCGCCGAACTGGCCCTGCGCCACGGCAAGCACGTACCGCTGGCGATCAAGATTGCCCCGGACATGACCGACGAAGAAACCGCGCAGGTTGCCCAGGCACTGATCGAAACCGGGATGGACGCGGTGATCGCCACCAACACCACCCTGAGCCGCGTTGGCGTCGAAGGCATGGAGCATGGTGACGAGGCGGGCGGTCTGTCCGGCGCTCCGGTGCGCGACAAGAGCACGCATACCGTGAAGGTGTTGGCGGCTGAGCTGGGTGGTCGTTTGCCGATCATCGCGGCGGGCGGGATCACTGAAGGCAAGCATGCGGCGGAGAAGATCACCGCGGGTGCGAGTCTGGTGCAGATTTACTCGGGCTTCATCTATAAGGGCCCGGCGCTGATTCGCGAATCGGTCGACGCCATCGCCGCCCTGCGCTGAGGATTGCTGAGGGCTCTGTGGCGAGGGGATTTATCCCCGATCGGCTGCGCAGCAGTCGTAAAATTTGCTTCCGCCGTTCGCCTGGCACACTGGGGTGGATGGATTCGGGGCCGCTTCGCAGCCCATCGGGGATGAATCCCCTCGCCACAGGGAGCTGTATCGTCCGGGGCAGGCATAAAAAAGGGCTCCTCGAAGGAGCCCCTGGGCCGCAGCCCGCCGTCCGGGAAGGACGTGCATGGTAAGTCGCTATAAATTCAGATTGTCGTATTGCAATAAGTGCCCTGTGTTAGCCGACGGCGTGAAGTTCGTTGAGTCTGTGGATCCCCGCAGTGCCGGTCATACCGTC comes from the Pseudomonas sp. RSB 5.4 genome and includes:
- the sigX gene encoding RNA polymerase sigma factor SigX, whose product is MNKAQSLSTRYDPRELSDEELVARSHTELFHVTRAYEELMRRYQRTLFNVCARYLGNDRDADDVCQEVMLKVLYGLKNFEGKSKFKTWLYSITYNECITQYRKERRKRRLMDALSLDPLEEASEEKAPKPEEKGGLDRWLVYVNPIDREILVLRFVAELEFQEIADIMHMGLSATKMRYKRALDKLREKFAGIAET
- a CDS encoding OmpA family protein — its product is MKLKNTLGLAIGSLIAATSFGALAQGQGAVEGELFYKKQYNDSVDHVEDGFNPGASIGYFLTDDVSLNLTYDKNNHTRSNDGTGSQKLHGDNFGLNAQYHFNNAGDALRPYVSGGVKHGSLTNVADDGHTGRDQSTYLTAGAGVKYYFAENFYARAGVDADYKLDNGRWNYAPVVGLGVNFGGGGKPAPAPVPAPEPVAEAPVEAPVAEVVRVELDVKFDFDKSVVKPNSYADIKNLADFMKQYPATHTTVEGHTDSVGPDAYNQKLSQRRADAVKKVLTQQYGVESSRVNSVGYGKTRPVADNSTEAGRAVNRRVEAQVEAQAK
- a CDS encoding quinone-dependent dihydroorotate dehydrogenase translates to MYTLARQLLFKLSPETSHDLSLDLIGAGGRLGLNGLLCKKPANVPVTVMGLDFPNPVGLAAGLDKNGAAIDGFSQLGFGFVEIGTVTPRPQPGNPKPRIFRLPEAEAIINRMGFNNQGVDNLLARVAAAKYTGVLGINIGKNFDTPVERAVDDYLICLDKVYAHASYVTVNVSSPNTPGLRSLQFGDSLKQLLADLATRRAELALRHGKHVPLAIKIAPDMTDEETAQVAQALIETGMDAVIATNTTLSRVGVEGMEHGDEAGGLSGAPVRDKSTHTVKVLAAELGGRLPIIAAGGITEGKHAAEKITAGASLVQIYSGFIYKGPALIRESVDAIAALR